The Serpentinimonas maccroryi genome has a segment encoding these proteins:
- a CDS encoding SIR2 family protein, producing MTPELSLAFAIQSSPGVYALLLGSGVSRAARIPTGWEVVLDLVRKLAAAQEADCEPDPAAWFRTKYGEKPGYSRLLDALAKTPAERAQILRAYFEPSEEERRDGAKSPTKAHQAIARLVSSGHIRVVLTTNFDRLMERALEEVGVAPTVISTPDQVEGAVPLAHMKCCVIKLHGDYLDTRILNTPEELASYAPQVDKLLDQVFDEYGLVACGWSAEWDEALRRAIERAPSRRFSTFFAARGQLGERVAALLALRGGQHVAISDADSFFENVEQRVRAIEQFSQPHPLSVKAAVAACKRYLASPDTSRIQLADLIGDESRRVCKELQQERLFNTSEAVNTETVTARVRLYEGICRTLCAIAFQVGRWGDRGAVQQLASAQRRLYGTRNNQGVTLWLAYQGYPVTHLTYAALLGASVRGRCDVVAPLLKNELEFANRQPVIAVDVVPPFCLLRDNPQSWGQLLEGQDRRPVPLSDWLAEHFWSGFGDEFDSRHDYDLRFDWVEIVLAIAHHRLCPPEFNTEHHPLGRYGYRRQGRERVLQGWRSSLAAEHERSPYVSSGLFGNSATEVEQAIAAFEAWAAQLSNRWW from the coding sequence GTGACACCTGAACTTTCGTTGGCATTCGCCATCCAGTCGAGCCCTGGCGTCTACGCACTGTTGCTCGGCTCCGGCGTCTCTAGAGCAGCCCGCATTCCGACTGGTTGGGAGGTTGTGCTCGACCTTGTAAGAAAGTTGGCTGCTGCGCAAGAAGCTGACTGCGAGCCAGACCCAGCCGCCTGGTTCCGTACCAAGTATGGCGAGAAGCCGGGCTACTCGCGCCTACTGGATGCGCTAGCGAAGACGCCCGCAGAGCGCGCACAGATTCTCAGGGCCTACTTTGAGCCCTCCGAGGAAGAGCGCCGGGATGGGGCGAAGTCACCCACCAAGGCGCATCAAGCGATTGCACGGCTGGTCTCGAGTGGTCACATCCGAGTAGTCCTCACCACGAACTTTGACCGCCTGATGGAGCGGGCGCTCGAAGAAGTTGGAGTCGCGCCTACCGTCATCAGCACACCGGACCAAGTCGAAGGCGCTGTACCGCTGGCTCACATGAAGTGTTGCGTTATCAAGCTTCATGGCGACTACCTCGACACACGCATCCTCAATACGCCAGAAGAGTTGGCCAGCTACGCCCCTCAGGTCGACAAGCTACTCGACCAAGTCTTTGATGAGTACGGGCTGGTCGCCTGCGGCTGGTCCGCAGAATGGGATGAAGCACTACGGCGCGCGATTGAACGTGCACCCAGCAGGCGGTTCTCGACCTTTTTCGCTGCGCGAGGGCAGCTTGGAGAGCGGGTTGCAGCACTGCTCGCCCTACGAGGCGGTCAGCACGTTGCAATCTCAGATGCTGATTCGTTCTTCGAGAACGTTGAACAACGCGTCAGGGCAATCGAACAGTTCTCCCAACCCCACCCACTGTCGGTCAAGGCTGCAGTTGCTGCCTGCAAGCGATACCTTGCCAGTCCCGACACCTCACGGATTCAGCTAGCGGACCTAATTGGCGACGAAAGCCGCAGAGTCTGCAAAGAGCTTCAGCAAGAGCGGCTCTTCAACACGTCGGAAGCCGTGAACACCGAAACAGTGACCGCGCGTGTTCGGCTGTACGAGGGCATTTGTCGAACGCTTTGCGCCATAGCCTTTCAGGTCGGCCGTTGGGGTGACCGTGGGGCAGTCCAGCAGCTGGCTTCGGCACAGCGCCGTCTGTACGGCACTCGGAACAACCAAGGCGTGACGCTGTGGCTCGCTTACCAAGGCTATCCCGTCACGCACTTGACGTACGCCGCGCTTCTGGGCGCATCAGTCCGAGGTCGTTGCGACGTGGTTGCACCGCTATTAAAGAACGAGCTTGAGTTTGCCAATCGACAGCCAGTCATCGCGGTCGACGTCGTTCCTCCATTTTGCCTTTTGCGCGACAACCCGCAGTCTTGGGGACAACTCTTGGAAGGCCAGGACCGTCGCCCTGTTCCCTTGAGTGACTGGCTCGCCGAGCACTTCTGGAGTGGATTCGGAGACGAGTTCGACTCGCGGCATGACTACGACCTCCGGTTCGACTGGGTAGAAATTGTTCTCGCGATTGCGCATCACAGGCTGTGCCCACCTGAGTTCAACACCGAGCACCATCCACTAGGACGTTACGGGTACCGACGTCAGGGCCGCGAACGCGTCTTGCAAGGATGGAGGTCAAGTCTTGCGGCCGAGCATGAGCGGTCTCCCTATGTGAGCTCTGGACTTTTCGGGAACAGTGCGACAGAAGTGGAACAGGCTATCGCTGCGTTCGAGGCATGGGCCGCTCAGTTGAGTAACCGTTGGTGGTAG